A portion of the Haliaeetus albicilla chromosome 5, bHalAlb1.1, whole genome shotgun sequence genome contains these proteins:
- the BTBD6 gene encoding BTB/POZ domain-containing protein 6 isoform X1: MPLPHGCLNGRIMKCLTFFLLLPETLKKSKKSVRSNAKVPGCYEIVPLSLKKKMAAELYPASTNTNIANSNAAAATAANSKKNALQLQQSAQPPPPPQLQNLNNNNLESANWQSFHPTLRERNALMFNNELMADVHFIVGPPGASKKVPAHKYVLAVGSSVFYAMFYGDLAEVKSEIHIPDVEPAAFLILLKYMYSDEIDLEADTVLATLYAAKKYIVPALAKACVNFLETSLEAKNACVLLSQSRLFEEPELTQRCWEVIDAQAEMALKSEGFCEIDQQTLEIIVTREALNTKEVVVFEAVLNWAEAECKRQGLPVTPRNKRSVLGKALYLVRIPTMTLEEFANGAAQSDILTLEETHNIFLWYTAANKPKLEFPLTKRKGLVPQRCHRFQSSAYRSNQWRYRGRCDSIQFAVDKRIFIAGLGLYGSSCGKAEYSVKIELKRLGVVLAQNLTKFTSDGSSNTFSVWFEHPVQVEQDTFYNVSAILDGNELSYFGQEGMTEVQCGKVTFQFQCSSDSTNGTGVQGGQIPELIFYA; this comes from the exons ATGCCACTGCCCCATGGTTGCCTCAATGGCAGGATCATGAagtgtttgactttttttcttctgcttccagaGACCTTAAAGAAGTCCAAAAAGAGCGTGAGGTCAAACGCCAAGGTGCCAGGATGCTATGAGATAGTGCCCCTGTCCCTGAAGAAGAAGATGGCTGCAGAACTTTACCCTGCCAGCACCAACACCAACATCGCAAACAGTAACGCCGCTGCCGCCACCGCTGCCAACAGCAAGAAGAACgccctgcagctccagcagagcgcccagccgcccccgccgccccagcTCCAAAAcctcaacaacaacaacttggAGAGCGCCAACTGGCAGTCCTTCCATCCCACGCTGCGGGAGAG GAACGCGCTGATGTTCAATAACGAACTCATGGCTGACGTTCACTTCATCGTGGGCCCGCCAGGGGCATCCAAGAAAGTTCCTGCCCATAAG taTGTTTTGGCAGTTGGTAGCTCTGTCTTCTATGCTATGTTTTATGGTGATCTCGCAGAGGTCAAATCTGAAATCCATATACCAGATGTGGAACCTGCAGCCTTTCTAATCCTATTAAA ATACATGTATAGTGATGAAATAGACCTGGAAGCTGATACAGTTCTGGCGACGCTGTATGCTGCCAAGAAGTACATCGTGCCGGCCCTAGCAAAGGCTTGCGTCAATTTTCTGGAGACCAGTTTAGAAGCGAAGAACGCTTGTGTCCTGCTGTCTCAGAGCAGGCTCTTCGAGGAGCCAGAGCTGACGCAGCGCTGCTGGGAAGTGATTGATGCTCAAGCAGAAATGGCACTGAAGTCAGAGGGCTTCTGTGAGATAGATCAACAAACACTAGAGATCATTGTAACCCGGGAGGCACTCAACACCAAGGAAGTGGTAGTTTTCGAGGCCGTTCTCAACTGGGCAGAGGCTGAATGCAAAAGGCAAGGGCTGCCAGTTACGCCACGCAACAAGAGGAGTGTATTAGGAAAAGCTTTGTACTTGGTGCGGATTCCGACCATGACATTGGAAGAGTTTGCCAACGGAGCTGCCCAGTCTGACATCCTCACCCTTGAGGAAACTCACAACATATTCCTGTGGTACACAGCTGCAAATAAACCCAAACTAGAGTTTCcactgacaaaaagaaaaggacttgTACCTCAGCGATGCCATCGGTTTCAGTCGTCTGCATACCGCAGCAATCAGTGGAGGTACCGAGGGCGATGTGACAGTATTCAGTTTGCTGTAGACAAACGGATATTTATAGCAGGACTGGGATTGTATGGGTCAAGCTGTGGCAAAGCTGAATACAGCGTCAAAATCGAACTGAAGCGCTTAGGAGTTGTCCTTGCTCAAAATCTGACAAAGTTTACCTCCGACGGCTCCAGTAACACTTTCTCTGTGTGGTTTGAACACCCTGTGCAGGTCGAGCAAGACACGTTTTACAATGTAAGTGCTATTCTTGATGGTAACGAACTCAGTTACTTTGGGCAAGAGGGAATGACTGAAGTGCAGTGCGGGAAAGTGACCTTCCAGTTCCAGTGCTCCTCGGACAGTACTAATGGAACCGGAGTACAAGGAGGACAAATACCTGAGCTCATTTTCTATGCATGA
- the BTBD6 gene encoding BTB/POZ domain-containing protein 6 isoform X2: protein MAAELYPASTNTNIANSNAAAATAANSKKNALQLQQSAQPPPPPQLQNLNNNNLESANWQSFHPTLRERNALMFNNELMADVHFIVGPPGASKKVPAHKYVLAVGSSVFYAMFYGDLAEVKSEIHIPDVEPAAFLILLKYMYSDEIDLEADTVLATLYAAKKYIVPALAKACVNFLETSLEAKNACVLLSQSRLFEEPELTQRCWEVIDAQAEMALKSEGFCEIDQQTLEIIVTREALNTKEVVVFEAVLNWAEAECKRQGLPVTPRNKRSVLGKALYLVRIPTMTLEEFANGAAQSDILTLEETHNIFLWYTAANKPKLEFPLTKRKGLVPQRCHRFQSSAYRSNQWRYRGRCDSIQFAVDKRIFIAGLGLYGSSCGKAEYSVKIELKRLGVVLAQNLTKFTSDGSSNTFSVWFEHPVQVEQDTFYNVSAILDGNELSYFGQEGMTEVQCGKVTFQFQCSSDSTNGTGVQGGQIPELIFYA from the exons ATGGCTGCAGAACTTTACCCTGCCAGCACCAACACCAACATCGCAAACAGTAACGCCGCTGCCGCCACCGCTGCCAACAGCAAGAAGAACgccctgcagctccagcagagcgcccagccgcccccgccgccccagcTCCAAAAcctcaacaacaacaacttggAGAGCGCCAACTGGCAGTCCTTCCATCCCACGCTGCGGGAGAG GAACGCGCTGATGTTCAATAACGAACTCATGGCTGACGTTCACTTCATCGTGGGCCCGCCAGGGGCATCCAAGAAAGTTCCTGCCCATAAG taTGTTTTGGCAGTTGGTAGCTCTGTCTTCTATGCTATGTTTTATGGTGATCTCGCAGAGGTCAAATCTGAAATCCATATACCAGATGTGGAACCTGCAGCCTTTCTAATCCTATTAAA ATACATGTATAGTGATGAAATAGACCTGGAAGCTGATACAGTTCTGGCGACGCTGTATGCTGCCAAGAAGTACATCGTGCCGGCCCTAGCAAAGGCTTGCGTCAATTTTCTGGAGACCAGTTTAGAAGCGAAGAACGCTTGTGTCCTGCTGTCTCAGAGCAGGCTCTTCGAGGAGCCAGAGCTGACGCAGCGCTGCTGGGAAGTGATTGATGCTCAAGCAGAAATGGCACTGAAGTCAGAGGGCTTCTGTGAGATAGATCAACAAACACTAGAGATCATTGTAACCCGGGAGGCACTCAACACCAAGGAAGTGGTAGTTTTCGAGGCCGTTCTCAACTGGGCAGAGGCTGAATGCAAAAGGCAAGGGCTGCCAGTTACGCCACGCAACAAGAGGAGTGTATTAGGAAAAGCTTTGTACTTGGTGCGGATTCCGACCATGACATTGGAAGAGTTTGCCAACGGAGCTGCCCAGTCTGACATCCTCACCCTTGAGGAAACTCACAACATATTCCTGTGGTACACAGCTGCAAATAAACCCAAACTAGAGTTTCcactgacaaaaagaaaaggacttgTACCTCAGCGATGCCATCGGTTTCAGTCGTCTGCATACCGCAGCAATCAGTGGAGGTACCGAGGGCGATGTGACAGTATTCAGTTTGCTGTAGACAAACGGATATTTATAGCAGGACTGGGATTGTATGGGTCAAGCTGTGGCAAAGCTGAATACAGCGTCAAAATCGAACTGAAGCGCTTAGGAGTTGTCCTTGCTCAAAATCTGACAAAGTTTACCTCCGACGGCTCCAGTAACACTTTCTCTGTGTGGTTTGAACACCCTGTGCAGGTCGAGCAAGACACGTTTTACAATGTAAGTGCTATTCTTGATGGTAACGAACTCAGTTACTTTGGGCAAGAGGGAATGACTGAAGTGCAGTGCGGGAAAGTGACCTTCCAGTTCCAGTGCTCCTCGGACAGTACTAATGGAACCGGAGTACAAGGAGGACAAATACCTGAGCTCATTTTCTATGCATGA